One Natronomonas gomsonensis genomic window, GACCGACTTCCAGAAGAGCGTCAACATCGACCCCGACGCCGGGTTCGCGCCGATTCTCGACCTCGATACGCTGGATATGACGGTGCGGAAGTTCACCTGAACCACTGTTGGGAGCATCCGCTACGTCTCACGACCACCCGATAGAGGGAATCGAGACTATAGTGACAAAAGCTAGCACATCTACAATTTCTATAAATTGTTAATAAATATCGCGGCAAACAACGGTGTGTGACGGTGTCACATCGTCACCCTTATGTACTCAGTGTCAGCTATGCACATGCATGGCACAGGACACGGCCACTCCGGAGACGGTTTCCGAATGCGAGGTCATGGCGTCCATCGACGGCGATGCGAGCGGCGAGCGGCTCATCATCGCAGAACTCTGCCGAGAGGAGGCGTATCTCGCCATGTCCACGGAAGCCACCGTCGACGTAGACGACTGGCGGTAACCGGGTGGTCTGGGGGGTTGGGTGAATCGCGGCCAATTACACAGCGGTCGCTTCGGTAGATGACGTGGTCGACGGCGGGAGAACAGCTTTTTGCTCCCCGCCGTCGTTGCCGTGGATATGGATTACCAGCGCGTCGAGGGCGACCGCGAGTACGTCGCTCGACTGGAACACGGACGGGACTGGCGCGAGCAAATCGAGGCCTTCGCCGACGAGGAGGAAATCGATTCGGCGTTCTTCTTCGGCCTCGGGGCGGTGCAGGACGCGACCGTCTACTTCTACGACCAGACCGAACAGGAGTACTATCCCGTCGAGTTCGACGAGCCGTTCGAGGTGACGACGGCGCTCGGAAACGTCTCGCATCTCGACGGCGAGCGCTTCGCCCACACCCACGTCACCCTCTCGCGGGAGGACGGCTCGATGGTCGGCGGCCACCTCGATTCGGCGACCACTTTCGCCGGCGAGTTGTACCTCCGGGAGTTCGACGCCCACCTCGAACGCGAACACGACGACGTGACCGACCTCGACCTCTGGCCGCTGTAGATGCGAGACGACGACGAAGCGTACTTCGAGCGGTTGGAGTCCGGCCTCGACGAGGCGATGGCACTCGCCCGGGAGGCCCGACAGCGCGGCGGCGACCCCACCGAGGACGTCGAAATCCCCATCGCCAAGGACATGGCCGACCGCGTCGAGAACATCCTCGGCATCGACGGCGTCGCAGAACGCGTCCGAGAGATGGAAGAGGATCCCGACCTCTCCCGGGAGGAGGCTGCCCTCGAACTCGCCGAGGACTTCGCCGATGGGAAAGTCGGTGACTACGACTCCCGTGCCGGGAAGGTCGAAGGCGCCGTCCGGACCGCGGTGGCGCTGTTGACCGAGGGCGTCGTCGCCGCACCCATCGAGGGCATCGACCGCGTCGAAATCCTCGACAACGACGACGGCACGGAGTTCATCAACGTCTACTACGCCGGACCGATTCGCTCCGCGGGCGGGACCGCACAGGCACTGTCGGTGCTGGTAGCGGACTACACGCGGACGCTCATCGGCATCGAGGAGTTCAAACCCCGCGACGAGGAGGTCGAACGCTACGCCGAGGAGTTGGCGCTGTACGACAACGAAACCGGCCTGCAGTACAGTCCGAAGGACGCCGAGACGAAGTTCATCGCCCGGAACATGCCCATCATGCTCGACGGGGAGGCGACGGGCGACGAGGAGGTCTCGGGCTTCCGGGATTTGGAGCGGGTCGACACCAACAACGCCCGCGGTGGGATGTGTCTCGTCTTGGGGGAGGGTATCGCCCAGAAGGCACCGAAGATTCAGCGATACACCTCCCAACTGGAGGAGGTCGACTGGCCGTGGCTTCAGGACCTCATCGACGGGACCTACAAGAAAGACAACGGGGAGAGCGGCGACGCCGAGACGGACGACGACAGCGACGAAGGGGCCACAGAGGAGTCCGAGGACGCCGAACCCGAGGAAGACGCCGAATCCGAGGGCCACGACGGCCCGCCGCGTCCGGAGCCCTCGACGAAGTTCCTCCGGGACCTCATCGCCGGCCGGCCCGTCTTCGGCCACCCCTCCGAAGAGGGTGGCTTCCGACTCCGCTACGGTCGCTCGCGGAACCACGGCTTCGCGACCGCAGGCGTCCATCCGGCGACGATGCATCTCGTCGACGACTTCCTCGCGACCGGCACCCAAATCAAGACCGAACGCCCGGGGAAAGCCGCCGGCGTCATCCCCGTCGACAGCATCGAGGGGCCGACGGTCAAACTCGCCAACGGCGACGTTCGCCGCATCGACGACCCAGCAGAGGCCTTGGAGATACGCAACGGCGTCGAGGCCATCCTCGATTTGGGCGAGTACCTCGTCAACTACGGCGAGTTCGTCGAGAACAACCACCCACTCGCCCCGGCTTCCTACACGCCGGAGTGGTGGAAACACGACCTCGCGGCCGCCGGCGCCGACGTACAGGCCCTGGAGGACTCCCCGCGCGTGGACCTCGAACATCCCGAAACCGAACGGGTCCTCGAGTGGGTCGACGAGTACGACGCCCCGCTTCACCCCGAACACACACCCCTCTGGCACGACCTCGATATCGAGCGGTTCGAGGCGCTGGCCGAGGCGGCCAGCGACGGCCACTGGGCTGAATCCGACGGCGCCGCCGTCGCACCGAGCGAATCGACCACGGCCGCCAACCGCACGCTCGTCCTCCCGCGAACCGAGCCCGTCCGGGAGGCGCTGGAGGTCCTCATCGTCGAACACACCCAAGGCGAGGAGACGCTGACGGTCCCCGACGCCGTGCCGCTGGTGCGTTCGCTCGGCCTCACCGACGACCTCGAACGGACGTGGGAGTCGGGCGAGCTGTCGTCAGCCGCTCGAAACTACGACGGCGGCGAAAACGCGGTGAAGGCCGTCAACGAGGTCGCACCCTTCGAGATACAGGAGCGAGCGCCGACACGCATCGG contains:
- a CDS encoding DUF7556 family protein, producing the protein MAQDTATPETVSECEVMASIDGDASGERLIIAELCREEAYLAMSTEATVDVDDWR
- a CDS encoding PPC domain-containing DNA-binding protein, which encodes MDYQRVEGDREYVARLEHGRDWREQIEAFADEEEIDSAFFFGLGAVQDATVYFYDQTEQEYYPVEFDEPFEVTTALGNVSHLDGERFAHTHVTLSREDGSMVGGHLDSATTFAGELYLREFDAHLEREHDDVTDLDLWPL
- a CDS encoding DNA polymerase II large subunit: MRDDDEAYFERLESGLDEAMALAREARQRGGDPTEDVEIPIAKDMADRVENILGIDGVAERVREMEEDPDLSREEAALELAEDFADGKVGDYDSRAGKVEGAVRTAVALLTEGVVAAPIEGIDRVEILDNDDGTEFINVYYAGPIRSAGGTAQALSVLVADYTRTLIGIEEFKPRDEEVERYAEELALYDNETGLQYSPKDAETKFIARNMPIMLDGEATGDEEVSGFRDLERVDTNNARGGMCLVLGEGIAQKAPKIQRYTSQLEEVDWPWLQDLIDGTYKKDNGESGDAETDDDSDEGATEESEDAEPEEDAESEGHDGPPRPEPSTKFLRDLIAGRPVFGHPSEEGGFRLRYGRSRNHGFATAGVHPATMHLVDDFLATGTQIKTERPGKAAGVIPVDSIEGPTVKLANGDVRRIDDPAEALEIRNGVEAILDLGEYLVNYGEFVENNHPLAPASYTPEWWKHDLAAAGADVQALEDSPRVDLEHPETERVLEWVDEYDAPLHPEHTPLWHDLDIERFEALAEAASDGHWAESDGAAVAPSESTTAANRTLVLPRTEPVREALEVLIVEHTQGEETLTVPDAVPLVRSLGLTDDLERTWESGELSSAARNYDGGENAVKAVNEVAPFEIQERAPTRIGCRMGRPEKSEKRDLSPAVHTLFPIGEAGGSQRDIAAAGKHAETMQDTPGMVEVQVGRRNCPDCGTETHRARCPDCNAVTDPHYVCYDCDIDVEPDEAGRAICPRCEREADAVQTKTIDVNDEYRTALSNVKERENAFDVLKGVKGLTSKHKVPEPIEKGVLRAKNGVSSFKDGTVRYDMTDLPVTSVRASELDVTVGQLQALGYEEDIHGQPLTHEDQLVELRVQDVVLSNGAAEHMIRTADFVDDLLEQYYGLDRFYELEDRDDLVGELVFGMAPHTSAAVVGRVIGFTSAAVGYAHPYFHAAKRRNCDGDEDCVMLLMDGLLNFSKSFLPNQRGGRMDAPLVMSSRIDPAEIDDEAHNMDIASSYPREFYEATREMADPGEVEDLVQIGEDTLGTDDQYRGFEHTHDTTDIALGPDLSAYKTLGDMMEKMNAQLELSRKLRSVDETDVAERVIEYHFLPDIIGNLRAFSRQETRCLDCGEKFRRMPLTGDCRECGGRVNLTVHQGSVNKYIDTAIQVAEEYGCREYTKQRLQILDRSLESIFEDDTNKQSGIADFM